The genomic segment TCGTCGGGGTCGAGGACGCCACCCGGCGCATCCGCGACGGGCAGCGGATCCGCGTGCACGGCACCGGCGGGTACGTGGAGCTCCTGGCGTGAGGACGCGGAGCGCACGGCCGCCCCGCGGATCTCGGAGGGTCGGTCCCGAGCCTGGGGACGCCATCGGCGCGCCGCCGCGTGGATGGGTTGACCCGCTCGAGCGCACGGTGGAGAATCGGCTCGAGCGATCAGAAGGTGGTGTGACATGGCGTGGACCCTGAAGGGCAGCTACGCGGAGACGTGTTCGTGCGAGCTCATGTGCCCGTGCAACCTCTCCTTCGATCACGGCGCGACCTACGACTTCTGCCGCGCGACCCTCGGCTTCCACATCGATGAGGGCCAGATCGACGGCACCGACGTCGCGGGGCTCAACGTCGTCGTGATCATCGACACTCCGAAGGTCATGACCGAGGGCAACTGGCGGCTCGGGATGTTCATCGACGAGCGGGCGGCCGACGAGCAGGCGGACAAGCTCGGCAAGGTGTTCGGCGGTCAGCTCGGCGGACCGATGAGCGGACTCGCGCCGCTGGTGGGCGAGGTCCTCGGCGTGGAGCGGGCACCCATCGAGATGACCGACGACGGCCTGCGCCACACCGTGCGGGTGGGCGACGCGATCGACTTCGAGGTCGAGGACATCGTGCCCTTCGGGGTCGAGACCGGAGCGCCGGTGCGCTTCTCCGGCATGTTCCACCCCGTCGGATCCGATCTCACGATGGCGGAGGCCAAGCGCTCGCGCATCAGCGCGTTCGGGATCGAGTACGAGGGCAAGACCGGGCTGTCGACGTCCGCGTTCTCCTGGGCGGCATGACCCTCGCGGCGCCGGACCGGGCCGCCGGCCCCGCAGCGGCGCTCGGCCCGGCTCGCGCGCGCCTGGGGCTCGTCGCGTTGCTCGTCGCGGTCGCCGCGGTCGGGTGGTGGTCGACCGCGGAGCGGATGCGCGGCATGGACGCCGGTCCTTGGTCTCCGCTGGGCACACTCGGCTGGTTCGTCGGCGTGTGGGTCGTGATGATGGCCGCCATGATGTTCCCGTCGCTGTCCCCGACGGTCGGGCTCTATGCGCGCATGACGCGCGATAGCGTGGCGCCGCTGGTGTTCGCCGCCGGCTACCTGCTCGTGTGGGGGGCCGCCGGGCTGGCCGCCTTCGCGTTCTCGCGATCCGTCGGCCTCGTCGCCGGAGACGCGCTGGCGTGGGACGGCGCCGGACGGTGGATCGCGGGGGCGACGCTGCTGGTCGCGGCGGTCTACGAGGTCACGCCGCTCAAGCACGTCTGCCTCGCGAAGTGCCGCAGTCCGCTCGGGTTCCTGCTCGGCGCCTGGCGCGACGGCCGGGCCGGCGCGCTGCGGATGGGCGTCCGGCACGGCGCATGGTGCCTGGGGTGCTGCTGGGCGCTCATGGCGTCGCTGTTCGCGCTCGGCGTCATGAGCATCGTGTGGATGGCGGTCGTCTCGGCGCTCATCGCGGCCGAGAAGACGCTGCCCTGGCGTCGTGTCGTCACCTACGGGACGGCGGCGATCCTGATCGTGCTCGGCGTCCTGATGCTCGCCGCGCCCGATGCGCTCCCGGGCCTGACCGTCCCCGAGGGGCACGCGATGCCGAGCATGCCGCAGGACGGCATGTGACACGAAGGCGGGGTTCCGCCGGCGCCTAGGACTCCACCACGGCGATGCTGACGCGGATCGAGCCGTCGTGCGCCGTCCACAGGTCAGCGCGGCCCTGGCCGGGGCCGGGCGCCGCGGTCTGGACACTGCCGTGCCGGCTCAGCGGGGGCACGAGGATCGACCACCCGTGGCGGGGCGCGTAGCCGGCGATGGCCGCGTACGCCCCCTCGGCCCGCGGTGACGGAGCGTGGCCCGGCGCCACGACGCCCGGTCCGGGCTCCGCTGCTGCGCCGGGGCGCGCCGTGCGCCTGGGGATCCGGACGAGCGGGTACCTTCGCGCGATGAGCCGACGCGAGGCGCGCTGCCGCTGTGGGCAATTGCAGGCGTTCGTCGAGGGCGAGCCCAAGCGTGTGTCGATCTGCCACTGCCTCTCGTGCCAACGACGCACCGGCAGCGCGTTCGGCGAGCAGGCGCGGTTCAGCCGCGTCGGGTTCAGCCACTCGGGGGAGTTCCGCGAGTGGGAGCGCGTCTCCGACGACGGACAGCCGCGGTCCTACTGGTTCTGTCCGATCTGCGGATCGACGGTCTGGTATGCGACGGACGAGGGCGAGGTGGCGATCCCGGTCGGCGCACTCGCCGATCCGACGTTCCCGCCGCCGACGCGATCGGTGTGGGAGCGACGCAAGCACGCGTGGGTGCACCCGCCCGCCGCCGCCGACCGTCACGACTGATCGGCAGGCGCAGCAGCGCGCGTCCGACCGCCACTGGCGTCCTCGGGCCCGAAGGGCGAGCCGTCGACCGACCCGCCTCGGATGTCGTCGGCACAGCCGCGCCGCGTCGAGCACCTCGTGCCAAGCCGACGCGGGGACTCGAACCCCGGACCCCTTCATTACGAGCGTCGCAATGGGTAGTCACAGCGGGCCGTGAGTGGACGCTCAGGCCTGATTCTGCGCGGTTTTTGCCGGCGCGAGGACCCGCCCTGCCCGCGCTGATTTCCGCGGATGTACCCGTCTGGTACCCGCGAGGTCCGACCCCGCTCTAGCGGGTCACAGTGATCCCGTGCGCCTCACGGTCCCAGGTCTGTGCCGTGATTCCGCGCTCGCCCATCTGGCGCAGCTGCACCTTCTGCACCTTCTCGTTGGCGGTCTTGGGCAGCTCGGGGAGGATCTCGATGTAGCGCGGAACCATGAAGTAGGGCAGGCGCTCGTCGAGGAACGCGATGAGCTCGGCCATGTCGAGCTCCGCACCGGGCCCAAGCACGACGCAGGCCTTGACGTCGTCCTCGCCGAGATCGGACGGCACGGCGATGACCGCGCTCTCCTGGACCGCCGGGTGGGCGTTGACCACGCTCTCGACCTCGGCGGAGGTGATGTTCTCGCCGCGGCGGCGGATCGCGTCCTTCTTGCGGTCGACGAAGGTGAAGGAGCCGTCGGTGTCGCGGCGCCCGTAGTCACCGGTGTGAAACCACAGGTTGCGAAACGCCTCTGCCGTCTCCTCGGGCCGGCCGTGGTAGCCGGTCAGCAGCGTCCACGGATCGCGTGAGCGCACGACGATCTCCCCGACGGTGCCGTCGGGCACCGGGTGGTCGAGATCGTCGACGACGTCGACGTCATAGGTGCGGGCGTTGGCGCGACCGCACGAGCCGGCCCGCACCTCCTCCCCCGGTTCGAAGAGCGTGACGACGCCGGTCTCAGTGGCGCCGTAGACCTCGATGACCTCGCAGCCGAATCGCTCCAAGAACGCCGCCGACAGGGCACTCGGGCCGATGTAGAACCGCCGCACCCGATGATCGCGATCGTCCGCGCGCGGGGGCTGGTTGAGGAGGATCGGGACCATCCCGAAGATGCCGTGCACGATCGTCGCGTCGACGGCACGGGCCTGGTCCCAGAAGCGCGAGGCGCTGAACCGCTCGACGACGCAGAGCTGCGAACCGGCCATCAACGTTGGAAGCACGCCGAGTGTGCGGGCGATGCTGTGAAACAGCGGCAGCGGCGTCAGCAGGACGTCGTCACGTGTGTAGCCGACCGCCCTGATCCAGTCCTCGGCGAACCGGTGCGCGTGGCCGTGCGTGACTTCGACGCCCTTGGCCCGACCTGTCGTGCCCGACGTGTACATGATCGCCGACAGCGTCGCGGCGTCGGCTACCACCGGGTCGGGCATCGCGGGGGTGTCGAGCGCTTCGAACCGCTCGCATCCGGCCGGCAACTCCTCGTCCGCAGCGTCGACGACGACGACCGTCACGGGTTCGAGACCGTCGAGCACGGGCAGCAGGCGAGCCAGCAGTGGCGCGTGCACGACCAACAGGCGGGCGCCGCAGTCGGTGATCTGGTGGCGCAGCACGTCGCCCTTGAGCGCGGTGTTGACCGGCACCTCGACCGCACCCGCCCAGGAGACCGCGAGGGCGCAGAACACGAACTCGGGCGCGTTGTGGAGCATCAAGGCGACGCGGTCGCCGGGCCGGACGCCGAGACGGCTGAGCGCTCCTGCCAACGCGGCGGCCTCGCGGGCGGCCGCGGCGTAGGTCCACGACCTGTCGCCGAACCGCAGGAACACTCGGTCCGGCTCCCGCAGCGCGCGCCGGTGCAGCATGATCGACATCGCCGCCGGGGGTGTCGCTGGGTCCGTCACGGTGTCGATCAGCTCCTGGTGGGGGACATTCCGACCGACCGGAATGTATGGCCGGCCCGCCGATGTCGTCAAGGTTCGCCCAGCCCCGTGGCTACGATCCGCACCGATGAAGCCCACGAGGTCGTACGCGCCCGAGATGACGCGGCAGCTCCTCATGGAGGCCGCGCTGGACCTGTTCGCGGAGCGCGGCTTCCGCGAGACGTCGATCCAGGACGTCGTCGAGCGGGCCGGACTGACCAAAGGCGCGTTCTACCATCACTTCCGCACCAAGGAGGATGCCCTGCGCATCCTTCACGACGCGTTCTTGGACCTGGTCACGGTCGAGCAGGACCGGGCGCTGGCCGAGTTCTCCTCGCCCACCGAGCAGCTGTGGCACGTCACCTCGGCGATCACGCAGATATGCATCGAGTACCAGAAGCACGTGCGGGTCTTCTACCGCGAGCGTCACGGCCTCTCCGGCGACGTCCGGGTGGCTGTTCTGGCTAAGCGTCGGGTGTTCACCAAGCGCTTCCAGGACATCGTCGCGCGGGGAATCGCGGCTGGCGAGTTCTCCGTCGGGCCCGACGCCGACGTCGCCGCCCTGGGGGTGCTCGGGACGTGCATCTGGGCCTACCAGTGGTACCGCCCCGACGGGCGCCGCCGGCCGGAGGAGATCGCCGACCAGCTCGGCCGGATGGCGCTCCTGTCGGTCGGCGTCGGCCCGGATCGCATCCGTGCGATCGCGCGATCCGCCGGTCCCGGCGACCCTGGGTAACGCCTTCCGCGACACCTCGAGTTGACAGCGGCCACCGGAGGTGGGAGGGTCGCCGCCCAGGAAACCGACCGGTCGGAATGCTGTGAGCGGCGTGGGTCGCCGTGATGTTCCGCTGGGCGAACGTCGGACAGGAGAGACCATGGCCAGTGCCCCCGCTGCAGCGGTCCTGATCGGAGTCGACACCGGAGGCACGTTCACCGACGTGATCCTCAGCGACGCGCAGGGGCGGGTGTCGGCCCACAAGTCACCGACGACCATGCCCGATCCCTCCGAGGGCTTCGTCCGTGGCATCGGCAAGGCGGGCGTCACCGGCGCAGACGTCGACTCGATCACCCACGGGACGACGATCGGGCTCAACGCGATCATCACGCGCCGGGGCGCCAAGGTCGGCCTCGTTCACACCGAGGGCTTCCGCGACCTCCTCGACACGGGCCGCGCCTGGCGGCCGGTGGAGGCCACCGTCGACCCGCGCTACCAGCGTCCGCACGAGGAGCGCCCGATCGTCCGACGTAGCCTCCGCCGGCCGGTCAAGGAACGCGTGCTGGCCGACGGCACCGTGCTGTTCGCACTGGACCAGGCGGCGCGGGACGATCTGCTGGCGCAGGTGCGCGGCATGGTCGACGAGGGCGTCGAGAGCATCGCCGTCTGCCTCCTGCACTCCTACAAGTTCCCCGAGCACGAGCAGCAGATCCGCGCTCTCATCGCGACTGAGCACCCCGATCTGCCCGTCGACATCTCCTCGGAGACCTGCCCGTACCCCAAGGAATACGGGCGCACGATGACCACCGTGCTCAACGCCTACATCCGGCCGATCACCGAGCGCTACGTCACACGGCTGCAGGATCGGCTCGCCAAGGACGGCTACACCAACCCGATCTGGATCGCGACCAACCAGGGCGGCATGACCACGGGCGAGGTCTCCAAGACCAAGCCGGTGCTCACGCTCGGGTCGGGGCCGGTGGGCGGGGTGCTGGCCGCCAAGCGCTACAGCGAGCTGCTGGGCCTGCCCAACCTCATCACCTTCGACCTCGGTGGCACGAGCGCCGACGTCAGCATCATCACCGACGGCGCGATGGTCATGGCCCGCGAGCTCGTCTTCGAACACGACATCATCACCACCCTGCCGGTCATCGAGGTGTCGAGCATCGGAGCCGGCGGGGGGAGCATCGCGTCGCTGGATCCGGCCGGCGGGATCCACGTCGGCCCCCAGAGCGCGGGTGGCAACCCGGGGCCGGCGTGCTACGGGCAGGGCGGAGAGGAGCCGACGGTGACCGACGCCTGGCTGCTGCAGAACATCCTGTCGCCCGAGCAGTCGCTCGGGGGTGAGATCGCGCTGCGCCCCGACCTGGCCGAGGAGGCCATGCGCACCATCGCCGAGCCCCTGGGCGTCGACGTCAAGGAGGCGGCCCGGGTGATCGGGCGCGTCGCCAACTCGAACATGGCCGAGCTCATCCGGCGCATGACGATGTACCGCGGGCTCGACCCCCGCGACTACACCCTCCTGGCCTTCGGCGCGGCCGGGCCCGTGCCGGCCGCGGCGATCGCCCGCGACCTGGGCGTGGGACAGGTCGTCGTGCCCGGGCTGGCCGGCGGCTTCTCGGCCTACGGGCTGGCCCAAGCGGACTTCACCACCGAGGAGACCGAGCCCATCATGGGCGTGCTGGACGGGCTCGACGAGGACGGGCTGCGCCGGACGTTCGCCGAGCTCACCGAACGGGCCCTGCACACCGTCGGCCAGCACAACATCGCCCGCGCCGACAGCTCGGTCGTCCTCAGCTTCGACGGCATGTACCTCGGCCAGTCGTGGGAGTTGAGCTCGCCGATCGGCGAACTCCCTGCCACCGGCGCGATCGAGGCGCTCGTCGAGAGCTTTCACCAGACCCACGAGCTGCTACGCGGCTATCGCATCGAGGACATGGGCATCCGCATCCTGACGGCACGCGCCGTGGCCTACGGCCAGCGCGCTCGCGCCCAGCTTCCGGAGATCGCGACCGGCACGATCGAGCCGCCGGACGACGCCCTGCTCGGCCGGCGCGAGGTCGACTTCGACGCCGTCACCGCCGACGCCGCCTGCTACCGCATGGAGGCCTTGGCGGCCGGCAACGAGATCGCCGGCCCCGCCGTCCTGCACAACGAGAACTTCACCGTGCTCGTCCCCCCGGGCGATCGCTGCCGGATCGACGCGCACGGCAACTGCGTCCTGACCATCGAGAGCTGAGGACCGACCATGGCGACCGAACAGATCACCGGCGGCACCAACCGCTACGTGGCCTCAGCGGAGGACATCCGCGAACGCTTCGACATCGACCTCACCACCGGCGAGGTCATCCGGCACTCGCTCATCAACACCTGCAGTCAGATGGCGTGGAACCTCACGGTGTCGGCGTTCAGCTCGGTTGTGCGCGACCTGCAGGACTTCTCGGTCGGCATCGCCTCGCCGTGGCTGCCCGACCAGGACCTGCAGCTCGACCTCCTCGCCTCGGCCGAGGGGTGCGCGATCCACTTCTTCACCTTCCAGTACAAGGCGCGCAACAACATCATGGAGTTCGGGCTCGACAACCTCGAGCCCGGCGACGTGTTGGTCTACAACGACCCGTTCCGGGGCGGCAGCCACGTCATGGACATCGGCTGCGCGCGGCCCGTGTTCGTCGGCGACGAGATCATCGCCTTCACGATGACCGACGCCCACTGGGTCGACATCGGCGGCCCGGTGCCCGGCGGGTTCAGCCCCGGCTACGCGACCGACATGTGGATGGAGGGCATCCGGCTCAGCCCGCGGCTGCTGTTCCGCGGGGGCAAGAAGGTCAAGTCGACGTTCGACCTGTTTCTCGACAACACGCGCATCCCCGAGATCAGCCTCAACGATCTGCAGGCCAAGGTGGCCACGCTCGGTC from the Baekduia soli genome contains:
- a CDS encoding GFA family protein, whose protein sequence is MSRREARCRCGQLQAFVEGEPKRVSICHCLSCQRRTGSAFGEQARFSRVGFSHSGEFREWERVSDDGQPRSYWFCPICGSTVWYATDEGEVAIPVGALADPTFPPPTRSVWERRKHAWVHPPAAADRHD
- a CDS encoding hydantoinase/oxoprolinase family protein, whose translation is MASAPAAAVLIGVDTGGTFTDVILSDAQGRVSAHKSPTTMPDPSEGFVRGIGKAGVTGADVDSITHGTTIGLNAIITRRGAKVGLVHTEGFRDLLDTGRAWRPVEATVDPRYQRPHEERPIVRRSLRRPVKERVLADGTVLFALDQAARDDLLAQVRGMVDEGVESIAVCLLHSYKFPEHEQQIRALIATEHPDLPVDISSETCPYPKEYGRTMTTVLNAYIRPITERYVTRLQDRLAKDGYTNPIWIATNQGGMTTGEVSKTKPVLTLGSGPVGGVLAAKRYSELLGLPNLITFDLGGTSADVSIITDGAMVMARELVFEHDIITTLPVIEVSSIGAGGGSIASLDPAGGIHVGPQSAGGNPGPACYGQGGEEPTVTDAWLLQNILSPEQSLGGEIALRPDLAEEAMRTIAEPLGVDVKEAARVIGRVANSNMAELIRRMTMYRGLDPRDYTLLAFGAAGPVPAAAIARDLGVGQVVVPGLAGGFSAYGLAQADFTTEETEPIMGVLDGLDEDGLRRTFAELTERALHTVGQHNIARADSSVVLSFDGMYLGQSWELSSPIGELPATGAIEALVESFHQTHELLRGYRIEDMGIRILTARAVAYGQRARAQLPEIATGTIEPPDDALLGRREVDFDAVTADAACYRMEALAAGNEIAGPAVLHNENFTVLVPPGDRCRIDAHGNCVLTIES
- a CDS encoding DUF2182 domain-containing protein, which translates into the protein MTLAAPDRAAGPAAALGPARARLGLVALLVAVAAVGWWSTAERMRGMDAGPWSPLGTLGWFVGVWVVMMAAMMFPSLSPTVGLYARMTRDSVAPLVFAAGYLLVWGAAGLAAFAFSRSVGLVAGDALAWDGAGRWIAGATLLVAAVYEVTPLKHVCLAKCRSPLGFLLGAWRDGRAGALRMGVRHGAWCLGCCWALMASLFALGVMSIVWMAVVSALIAAEKTLPWRRVVTYGTAAILIVLGVLMLAAPDALPGLTVPEGHAMPSMPQDGM
- a CDS encoding AMP-binding protein, which gives rise to MTDPATPPAAMSIMLHRRALREPDRVFLRFGDRSWTYAAAAREAAALAGALSRLGVRPGDRVALMLHNAPEFVFCALAVSWAGAVEVPVNTALKGDVLRHQITDCGARLLVVHAPLLARLLPVLDGLEPVTVVVVDAADEELPAGCERFEALDTPAMPDPVVADAATLSAIMYTSGTTGRAKGVEVTHGHAHRFAEDWIRAVGYTRDDVLLTPLPLFHSIARTLGVLPTLMAGSQLCVVERFSASRFWDQARAVDATIVHGIFGMVPILLNQPPRADDRDHRVRRFYIGPSALSAAFLERFGCEVIEVYGATETGVVTLFEPGEEVRAGSCGRANARTYDVDVVDDLDHPVPDGTVGEIVVRSRDPWTLLTGYHGRPEETAEAFRNLWFHTGDYGRRDTDGSFTFVDRKKDAIRRRGENITSAEVESVVNAHPAVQESAVIAVPSDLGEDDVKACVVLGPGAELDMAELIAFLDERLPYFMVPRYIEILPELPKTANEKVQKVQLRQMGERGITAQTWDREAHGITVTR
- a CDS encoding DUF1326 domain-containing protein, giving the protein MAWTLKGSYAETCSCELMCPCNLSFDHGATYDFCRATLGFHIDEGQIDGTDVAGLNVVVIIDTPKVMTEGNWRLGMFIDERAADEQADKLGKVFGGQLGGPMSGLAPLVGEVLGVERAPIEMTDDGLRHTVRVGDAIDFEVEDIVPFGVETGAPVRFSGMFHPVGSDLTMAEAKRSRISAFGIEYEGKTGLSTSAFSWAA
- a CDS encoding TetR/AcrR family transcriptional regulator, coding for MKPTRSYAPEMTRQLLMEAALDLFAERGFRETSIQDVVERAGLTKGAFYHHFRTKEDALRILHDAFLDLVTVEQDRALAEFSSPTEQLWHVTSAITQICIEYQKHVRVFYRERHGLSGDVRVAVLAKRRVFTKRFQDIVARGIAAGEFSVGPDADVAALGVLGTCIWAYQWYRPDGRRRPEEIADQLGRMALLSVGVGPDRIRAIARSAGPGDPG